The sequence CTGCGGCTCGCCGAGGGCGAGATGGCGGCTGGTCGCCACGCCGTGCTATTCGACGGCTCGGGCTTGCCGAGCGGGGTATATCTACTGAGGCTGGCAACAGTGGAGCAGTCTCAGACGCAGCAGGTCACGCTCGTGCGCTAGGTTTCGTGCGTATTCGGACCGCACCCCCACCGGCTCTGGTCGGTGGGGGCGTACTTTTGGGCATGGCCCCGCTCGACCGCACCTACTTCGCCCGCCCCACGCTGGAGGTCCCCCGCGACCTCGTCGGCACCCTGCTCGTGTACGAGACGGACAATGGGCGCGTCGCCGGACAGATCGCCGAGACGGAGGGCTAGACGCGCGACGACCCCGCGCTCCACGGCTGGAAGGCGACGTTCGGCCCCGACGGGGTCGCCCGGCCCGAGGGCTGAGGTGGCTGTCCTTCGGTTCAACGTACCAGACGGCCTATGTCGAGGGCGTCGCAGCAGGCAGCCCAGCGGTCGCAGGCTGTGCTTCGGAAAATGCCGATACACGGTCGCCTGCGAAGAAGTCGGCCTCTTGGGTCGGCACCTCTTGTGCCCTGTCGCTCGCGTCCGGGTCGTACGCGACGCCTTCGAAGCGGAGGCGGTAGAGGAGCGTGTAGAGCACCGGCACGAGGCCCGGCGTGAGCGCCGACGACGCCACGAGCCCGAAGAGCATCGCGACCGCCATCGGCGCAAACAGCGGGTTGCCGGAGATCCAGAGCGGGACCAGCCCCCCCGCCGTCGTGGCGGCCGTGAGCAGGATCGGGCGCAGGCGCTGCTCGGCAGCATGGATCACCGCCTGCTCGCCGCCCAGGCCGCGCCGCCGCAACGAGCCGATCCGGTCGAGGAGCACCACGGCGTTGTTGATCAGGATCCCGAAGAGCGCGATCGTGCCCAAGAGCGGCATGAAGCCGAACGCGTAGCCCGAGACCAGCATGCCGAGCGTGACGCCGATGAAGGCGA is a genomic window of Bacteroidota bacterium containing:
- a CDS encoding efflux RND transporter permease subunit, yielding AFIGVTLGMLVSGYAFGFMPLLGTIALFGILINNAVVLLDRIGSLRRRGLGGEQAVIHAAEQRLRPILLTAATTAGGLVPLWISGNPLFAPMAVAMLFGLVASSALTPGLVPVLYTLLYRLRFEGVAYDPDASDRAQEVPTQEADFFAGDRVSAFSEAQPATAGLPAATPST